In Massilia violaceinigra, one DNA window encodes the following:
- a CDS encoding non-ribosomal peptide synthetase produces MSGARLALTSAQYGIWLGQQLDAASPAYWTAEAVELSGPLEHAHFEAALRQAVRECDALHMRFASDGDAVWQTPEPQNDWPFARHDMSETEARLWMQADLQQPADLARGPLFASALLQIGPEKALWYLRAHHIALDGFAYAMLAQRVAALYSARTGNTEAPPARAGKLDPVVAEDAAYVASPAYARDRDFWIARMADAGAPAMLAPSATVARGVRRVRGGIATSTIERCQTVASAAGVDWAAVLVAATGAWLRRHSSAGDLTLGLPVMGRLGSVALTIPCMAMNIVPLRLAPTSGQSLADLARAVAAEMKAIRPHQRYRYEHLKHDLGMSGGTRRLFGAVINLMPFDRPPVFGALHAVTHPVSAGPVEDLSITIAPGTNSRIDIEANPDAYDEATLHALHQSLLNALAALLEQPDALLSDVLGQAPHATPALLSGGELPSAPVSVLAALLTHDAHKTALIHGDAELSYAELIAAVQSMAGRLRDAGVTEDSRVVLLLPRSLDTIIAMLAIMWAGGGYVPLDPDGPALRVAAVLEDVKPTLVLSLRKYAPLLPASLPLLCVDEAAAADPMPSPLPVADSALAYIIYTSGSTGRPNGVMIERAALAHFGAGATARYQVTANDRVLQFAPLHFDASVEEIFLTLGSGATLILRDDAMLESLERFIDACARLRISVLDLPTAFWHELAFHVGQHGAALPDCLRLVIIGGEAALAERVARWRTAAPAHLVLLNTYGPTEATVICTTAQLAGPDAIAWTGDAVPIGRPLPGVDIAVGAPHPVGIGEEGELFLIGGGLARGYFDREALTAQRFVTLPDGRRAYRTGDRVVLGEDGELRYLGRLDDEVKISGHRIDPTEIEAALLQYPGVREAAVVCQSQSDGGKHLRAFVATAGKLNAPALRAFLAERLPAAAVPANYASLARLPRNANGKIDRSALRARELDAAPTVLGVTPLEQSVMSVWREVLGVEALTPMDDFFALGGKSLQAIQVANRLGAALKREVAVSALFRHRTVAALAHSLGTVGHAPPAAAAGGEFAPLLTIQRGSGPALFCVHPAEGLSWCYLGLAAYLPHTPIHGLQARGMSGTPPADIDMQLDDYLGLVRGAQPHGPYRLIGWSSGGGLAHALAARLQAAGETVSLLAMMDSYPSDIWEGKPEAEERDALIAMLDVIGAPSVDADGQPLPREALLAQFRRPGSSLATADDAHLERITTTALLSMRLYRQLRHPRYDGDVLFFHASRRGPDAPDWKGWTPYVNGQLERIDVDCTHSSMSQPAPLGHIGRVLAQRIHPEGNPR; encoded by the coding sequence GTGAGCGGCGCACGGCTGGCGCTGACAAGCGCGCAATACGGCATCTGGCTCGGGCAGCAGCTCGATGCCGCCAGCCCCGCCTACTGGACGGCGGAAGCGGTCGAACTAAGCGGCCCGCTGGAGCACGCCCACTTCGAAGCCGCGCTGCGCCAGGCCGTGCGCGAATGCGATGCCCTGCACATGCGCTTTGCCAGCGATGGCGACGCGGTCTGGCAAACGCCCGAGCCGCAGAATGACTGGCCGTTCGCGCGCCACGACATGAGCGAGACTGAGGCCCGGCTGTGGATGCAGGCCGACCTGCAGCAGCCGGCCGACCTGGCGCGCGGCCCGCTGTTTGCCAGCGCGCTGCTGCAAATTGGCCCGGAGAAGGCGCTGTGGTACCTGCGCGCCCACCACATCGCCCTCGACGGCTTTGCCTACGCCATGCTCGCGCAGCGCGTGGCGGCCCTGTATTCGGCCCGCACCGGCAATACCGAAGCGCCGCCGGCGCGCGCCGGCAAGCTCGATCCGGTGGTGGCCGAAGATGCCGCCTACGTCGCATCGCCCGCCTACGCGCGCGACCGCGACTTCTGGATCGCGCGCATGGCCGATGCCGGCGCGCCGGCCATGCTGGCACCATCGGCCACCGTGGCGCGCGGCGTGCGCCGTGTGCGTGGCGGCATCGCCACCAGCACGATCGAACGCTGCCAGACAGTGGCCAGCGCCGCCGGTGTGGACTGGGCCGCCGTCCTGGTCGCCGCCACCGGCGCGTGGCTGCGCCGCCACAGCAGCGCGGGCGACCTGACCCTGGGCTTGCCCGTCATGGGCCGCCTTGGCTCGGTGGCGCTGACCATTCCGTGCATGGCGATGAACATCGTCCCCCTGCGCCTTGCGCCAACGTCCGGGCAGTCGCTGGCCGATTTGGCGCGCGCGGTCGCCGCCGAGATGAAGGCAATCCGTCCGCACCAGCGCTATCGCTACGAACACCTGAAACACGACCTGGGCATGAGCGGCGGCACGCGCCGCCTGTTCGGCGCGGTTATCAACCTGATGCCGTTCGACCGCCCGCCGGTATTCGGTGCGCTGCACGCGGTCACGCACCCGGTGTCGGCCGGTCCGGTTGAAGACCTGTCGATCACCATCGCCCCGGGCACGAACAGCCGCATCGACATCGAAGCCAATCCGGACGCCTACGACGAAGCCACCTTGCATGCGCTGCACCAGTCGCTGTTGAACGCGCTGGCCGCCCTGCTTGAACAGCCCGACGCGCTGCTTTCCGACGTTCTCGGACAAGCGCCGCACGCCACGCCAGCCCTGCTGTCGGGCGGTGAGCTGCCCAGCGCACCTGTATCGGTGCTCGCTGCCCTGCTCACGCACGACGCGCACAAGACCGCGCTGATTCACGGCGACGCCGAACTCAGTTATGCGGAGCTGATAGCTGCGGTCCAAAGCATGGCCGGGCGCCTGCGCGACGCCGGCGTTACCGAAGACAGCCGGGTTGTTCTGCTGCTCCCGCGCAGCCTTGACACCATCATCGCGATGCTGGCCATCATGTGGGCCGGCGGGGGCTACGTGCCGCTCGACCCGGACGGCCCTGCCCTGCGCGTGGCCGCCGTGCTGGAAGACGTGAAGCCGACACTGGTCCTCAGCCTGCGCAAATATGCGCCGCTGCTGCCAGCCTCCCTGCCGCTGCTGTGCGTCGACGAGGCCGCGGCGGCCGATCCGATGCCATCCCCGCTGCCGGTGGCCGACAGCGCGCTGGCGTACATCATCTACACCTCCGGCTCCACCGGCCGGCCAAATGGCGTCATGATCGAGCGCGCGGCGCTGGCCCACTTCGGCGCCGGCGCCACCGCGCGCTACCAGGTCACCGCAAACGACCGCGTGCTGCAATTCGCCCCGCTGCATTTCGACGCCAGCGTCGAAGAGATCTTCCTCACCTTGGGCTCCGGTGCAACCCTGATCCTGCGCGACGACGCCATGCTCGAATCGCTCGAACGCTTCATCGATGCCTGCGCACGCCTGCGCATCAGCGTTCTCGACCTGCCGACTGCGTTCTGGCACGAACTCGCATTCCACGTGGGCCAGCACGGCGCCGCGCTGCCGGACTGTCTGCGGCTGGTCATCATCGGCGGCGAAGCCGCGCTGGCCGAACGCGTGGCGCGCTGGCGCACGGCAGCACCAGCCCATCTGGTGCTGCTCAACACCTATGGACCGACCGAAGCCACCGTCATCTGCACCACCGCGCAGCTGGCTGGCCCGGACGCCATCGCCTGGACCGGCGACGCCGTGCCGATCGGCCGCCCGCTGCCTGGTGTCGATATCGCCGTTGGCGCCCCCCACCCTGTCGGCATCGGCGAGGAAGGAGAACTTTTCCTGATCGGTGGCGGCCTTGCGCGCGGCTACTTCGACCGCGAAGCGCTGACCGCGCAGCGTTTTGTCACGTTGCCGGATGGTCGCCGCGCCTACCGCACCGGCGACCGCGTGGTATTGGGCGAAGATGGAGAGCTGCGCTACCTGGGCCGGCTCGACGACGAAGTCAAGATCAGCGGCCACCGGATCGACCCGACCGAAATCGAAGCCGCACTGCTTCAGTATCCCGGCGTGCGCGAAGCGGCGGTGGTGTGCCAGTCCCAGTCCGACGGCGGCAAGCACCTGCGCGCGTTCGTCGCCACCGCCGGCAAACTGAATGCCCCGGCCTTGCGCGCCTTTTTGGCCGAGCGCCTGCCCGCAGCGGCGGTGCCGGCCAATTACGCCAGCCTTGCGCGCCTGCCACGCAACGCCAACGGCAAGATCGACCGCTCCGCACTGCGCGCCCGTGAACTGGATGCTGCGCCCACCGTGCTCGGTGTCACCCCGCTCGAACAGTCGGTGATGTCCGTCTGGCGCGAGGTGCTCGGCGTGGAGGCATTGACGCCAATGGACGACTTCTTCGCTCTCGGCGGAAAATCGCTGCAGGCGATCCAGGTCGCCAACCGCCTCGGCGCGGCGCTCAAGCGCGAAGTGGCGGTATCGGCCCTGTTCCGCCACCGTACCGTGGCCGCGCTGGCGCATTCGCTCGGCACCGTCGGCCACGCGCCGCCAGCCGCCGCTGCGGGCGGCGAATTCGCACCGCTGCTGACCATCCAGCGCGGCAGCGGCCCAGCCCTGTTCTGCGTGCACCCGGCTGAAGGCTTGTCGTGGTGCTATCTGGGCCTGGCCGCCTACCTTCCGCACACGCCGATCCACGGCCTGCAGGCGCGCGGCATGAGCGGCACGCCGCCGGCCGACATCGACATGCAGCTCGACGATTACCTTGGCCTTGTGCGCGGCGCCCAACCGCACGGCCCATACCGCCTGATCGGATGGTCCTCCGGCGGCGGTCTTGCCCACGCCCTGGCAGCGCGCCTGCAAGCCGCTGGCGAAACGGTGTCGCTGCTGGCGATGATGGATTCCTATCCGAGCGACATCTGGGAAGGCAAACCGGAAGCCGAGGAACGCGACGCCCTGATCGCCATGCTCGACGTGATCGGCGCGCCCTCGGTTGACGCCGACGGCCAGCCGCTCCCGCGCGAGGCGCTGCTGGCCCAGTTCCGCCGGCCCGGCAGCTCGCTGGCCACGGCCGACGACGCCCACCTCGAACGCATTACCACCACCGCGCTGCTGTCGATGCGCCTGTACCGGCAGCTGCGCCATCCGCGCTATGACGGCGACGTGCTGTTCTTCCATGCCAGCCGGCGCGGCCCCGACGCCCCCGACTGGAAAGGCTGGACGCCGTACGTTAACGGCCAGCTCGAACGCATCGACGTCGATTGCACCCATTCGTCCATGAGCCAGCCGGCGCCCTTGGGGCACATCGGCCGCGTGCTGGCGCAACGTATTCACCCGGAAGGCAACCCACGATGA
- a CDS encoding ABC transporter substrate-binding protein, producing MNTFSPLRRVALFALVALCAAPALAQRKIVDAANRAVTVPERAQRVVALSELDLDALLALKIKPAGATKGRGQTAMPRYLGATAATIPSAGNFAAPVLDLVVGMQPDLILAGGMSDPELLSQLAKIAPTVVTYLPGESWQATFRRIGTVMGKSPDADAFLADYIAKADALRQRLGERANITVSVVRWNPQGPSYMLRDSFSSLVLADLKMRRPAAQMQPGAAHSRPLSLEALAAIDADWIFVGTLSASGPANDALAAARQSPPFRQLGASQRNQVRAVDGSLWTSPGGPLAALAVLADIDKALAAP from the coding sequence ATGAACACATTCTCACCTCTGCGCCGCGTTGCGCTGTTCGCGCTCGTGGCGCTGTGCGCCGCGCCGGCGCTGGCCCAGCGCAAAATCGTGGACGCCGCCAATCGCGCCGTCACCGTGCCCGAACGCGCGCAGCGCGTGGTGGCGCTGTCCGAACTCGATCTCGACGCCCTGCTGGCCCTGAAAATCAAGCCCGCCGGCGCCACCAAGGGCCGTGGGCAAACGGCCATGCCGCGCTACCTCGGCGCCACTGCCGCCACGATTCCCAGCGCCGGCAATTTTGCCGCGCCCGTGCTCGACCTGGTGGTCGGCATGCAGCCCGACCTGATTCTCGCCGGCGGCATGAGCGACCCGGAGCTGCTGTCCCAGCTCGCCAAGATCGCCCCTACCGTGGTCACCTACCTGCCCGGCGAAAGCTGGCAGGCCACGTTTCGCCGCATCGGCACCGTCATGGGCAAATCGCCCGACGCCGACGCCTTCCTGGCCGACTACATCGCCAAGGCCGACGCACTGCGCCAGCGTCTGGGCGAGCGCGCCAACATCACGGTGAGCGTGGTGCGCTGGAATCCGCAAGGCCCGTCGTACATGCTGCGCGACTCCTTCTCCAGCCTGGTGCTGGCCGACCTCAAGATGCGCCGTCCCGCCGCGCAGATGCAGCCCGGCGCGGCGCATTCACGGCCACTGAGCCTGGAGGCGCTGGCAGCCATCGACGCCGACTGGATCTTTGTCGGCACGCTGAGCGCCAGCGGTCCTGCCAACGACGCGCTGGCCGCGGCGCGCCAGTCGCCGCCATTTCGCCAGCTCGGCGCGTCCCAGCGTAATCAGGTACGCGCGGTGGATGGCTCGCTCTGGACCAGTCCCGGCGGCCCGCTGGCCGCGCTGGCGGTTCTGGCCGACATCGACAAAGCCCTGGCCGCGCCTTGA
- a CDS encoding FecCD family ABC transporter permease, with protein sequence MMAPEPGLVVLRGGALSVLVAKRSLYTILALLLALALAVAVALSAGPAWLSPSQLLDVVNGDAPGGTRLMVLEFRLPRVLTGVLAGASLGLAGSLIQTLTRNRLASPDMLGVADGAMLGVFMALIVGTTGMLGPWWVGPLGALGAVALLLLASGPLDSRGHRLLVVGIAIASLLRAAAELVLSQQELMHASALYAWSIGSLSGRTYGSALPLAGALLLLLPPALLASRRLALLRFDPDIAAGLGLPVRATQWQVLLCAVLLAGMAVGVCGPIAFVALAAPFIGERLIGYGRAALLAAALSGALLVAAADTLGRVVLGDAELPVGVICNLLGGPFLLYLLLHERNGETQ encoded by the coding sequence ATGATGGCGCCCGAACCAGGCCTGGTTGTGCTGCGCGGCGGCGCGCTGTCGGTGCTGGTGGCCAAACGCTCGCTGTACACCATCCTGGCCCTGCTGCTGGCCCTTGCACTGGCTGTCGCCGTGGCCCTGTCGGCTGGTCCGGCGTGGCTGTCGCCATCCCAGCTGCTCGATGTCGTCAACGGCGATGCCCCTGGCGGCACGCGCCTGATGGTGCTGGAGTTTCGCCTGCCGCGCGTGCTCACCGGCGTGCTGGCCGGGGCCTCGCTCGGTCTCGCCGGAAGCCTGATCCAGACCCTCACGCGCAACCGCCTCGCCTCGCCCGACATGCTCGGCGTGGCCGACGGCGCCATGCTCGGCGTCTTCATGGCGCTCATCGTCGGCACCACCGGCATGCTCGGACCGTGGTGGGTCGGGCCCTTGGGCGCCTTGGGCGCGGTGGCGCTGCTGCTGTTGGCCAGCGGCCCGCTCGACAGCCGTGGGCATCGCCTGCTGGTGGTCGGCATCGCCATCGCCAGCCTGCTGCGCGCTGCGGCCGAACTGGTGCTGTCGCAGCAGGAGCTGATGCACGCCAGCGCGCTGTACGCGTGGAGCATCGGAAGCCTGAGCGGGCGCACGTACGGTTCGGCCCTGCCGCTGGCCGGCGCTCTTCTTTTGCTGCTGCCGCCGGCGCTGCTGGCCAGCCGCCGCCTTGCGCTGCTGCGCTTCGACCCCGATATCGCCGCCGGCCTTGGCCTGCCGGTGCGCGCGACCCAGTGGCAGGTGCTGCTGTGTGCCGTGCTGCTGGCCGGGATGGCGGTCGGCGTGTGCGGACCCATCGCCTTCGTGGCGCTGGCCGCGCCATTCATCGGCGAACGGCTGATCGGCTACGGGCGGGCCGCGCTGCTGGCCGCCGCCTTGTCCGGCGCGTTGCTGGTGGCCGCCGCCGACACGCTCGGGCGCGTCGTGCTGGGCGATGCAGAACTGCCGGTCGGCGTGATCTGCAACCTGCTCGGCGGACCATTTTTGCTGTACCTGCTCCTTCACGAGCGCAACGGAGAAACGCAGTAA
- a CDS encoding FecCD family ABC transporter permease translates to MSPSGRIALLVPILPALLLASMLTGAGEAGMADLRAVLAGGDNSPLQMIVRDVRAPRTLAALLVGAALGVAGMLMQTVTRNRLAEPGLLGVNAGAALGVVTGITLAGAESGLAYLLWAGAGALLGNACVLGVANAGRQSGSPLRLVLAGVALGATFHGLSSAMLLSQPSGYDQYRFWVLGSLAGSSGGMIMLAAPFIIFGLLAALFLARPLSAMLLGDDIARSLGHSPRLLRAAVAFTATLLTGSAVALTGPIAFLGLLAPFLARALAQGLAAQLAASAWVGAIVLLFADLGARLVAQPFETPISVLTALLGAPLLVWLARGSIR, encoded by the coding sequence TTGAGTCCTTCCGGCCGCATCGCGCTGCTCGTCCCCATCCTGCCGGCACTGCTGCTGGCATCGATGCTGACCGGAGCCGGCGAAGCCGGCATGGCCGACCTGCGCGCCGTGCTGGCCGGTGGCGACAACTCGCCCTTGCAAATGATCGTGCGCGACGTGCGCGCGCCGCGTACCTTGGCGGCGCTGCTGGTGGGGGCCGCGCTTGGCGTGGCCGGCATGCTGATGCAAACCGTGACCCGCAACCGCCTGGCCGAACCGGGGCTGCTCGGCGTGAATGCCGGCGCGGCGCTCGGCGTCGTGACTGGCATCACCCTGGCCGGCGCCGAATCCGGCCTCGCTTATTTGTTGTGGGCCGGCGCCGGCGCCCTGCTGGGCAACGCCTGCGTGCTCGGCGTGGCCAACGCGGGACGCCAGTCGGGCAGCCCGCTGCGCCTCGTCCTGGCCGGCGTGGCGCTGGGCGCGACCTTTCACGGTTTGAGTTCCGCCATGCTGCTTAGTCAGCCGTCCGGCTACGACCAATACCGCTTCTGGGTTCTCGGCTCGCTGGCCGGCTCCAGCGGCGGCATGATCATGCTGGCCGCACCCTTCATCATCTTCGGATTACTGGCAGCGCTGTTCCTGGCGCGGCCGCTGTCCGCCATGCTGCTGGGCGACGACATCGCCCGCTCGCTCGGGCATTCGCCGCGTCTTCTGCGCGCAGCCGTCGCCTTCACCGCCACGCTGCTGACCGGCAGCGCGGTTGCCCTGACCGGGCCGATCGCCTTTCTCGGCTTGCTGGCGCCCTTCCTCGCACGCGCGCTGGCGCAAGGACTGGCGGCCCAACTGGCGGCATCGGCCTGGGTGGGTGCGATCGTGCTGCTGTTCGCCGACCTTGGCGCGCGCCTCGTGGCGCAACCGTTCGAAACGCCCATCAGCGTCCTCACCGCCCTACTCGGCGCGCCGCTGCTGGTGTGGCTGGCGCGCGGGAGCATTCGATGA
- a CDS encoding siderophore-interacting protein — protein MSTPTPKRSPPRMLRVRRTLQLTPLMRRITLAGEALAGFPLDSDGAHIKLLLAREGQREPVLPTLGPDGPMWPPADIRPIARTYTVARYDAEAGELDVDLVLHGDDGPASRWAVHAQPGDAVGVAGPGGPPRFVPSADYHLMIGDPSALAAIAAALRGVPRKARGTVLIEVPDHSEVQALPYPAGFSVHWLSRRGARPGASTLLLDAAKAMAWPPGRVSVTLAGESNQLLAVRDFLLSERGVARADMYAVPYWKDEHTEEAYHAERHRIMDELEEAES, from the coding sequence ATGAGCACTCCCACACCCAAACGCAGCCCGCCGCGCATGCTGCGCGTGCGCCGCACCTTGCAACTGACCCCATTAATGCGCCGCATCACCCTGGCCGGCGAAGCGCTGGCCGGCTTTCCGCTCGATAGCGACGGCGCCCACATCAAGCTGCTGCTGGCGCGCGAAGGCCAGCGCGAACCGGTGCTGCCGACGCTCGGGCCCGACGGCCCGATGTGGCCACCGGCCGACATCCGGCCCATCGCGCGCACCTACACCGTGGCGCGCTACGACGCCGAAGCGGGCGAACTCGATGTGGACCTGGTCCTGCACGGCGACGACGGCCCGGCCTCGCGCTGGGCCGTGCACGCCCAGCCGGGCGACGCCGTCGGCGTGGCCGGTCCGGGCGGGCCGCCGCGCTTCGTGCCGTCCGCCGACTACCACCTGATGATCGGCGACCCGAGCGCGCTGGCCGCGATTGCCGCCGCACTGCGCGGCGTGCCCCGCAAGGCGCGGGGCACCGTGCTGATCGAAGTTCCCGACCACTCCGAAGTGCAGGCGCTGCCCTACCCCGCCGGCTTTTCGGTGCACTGGCTGTCGCGCCGGGGCGCCCGTCCCGGCGCCAGCACCTTGCTGCTCGACGCGGCAAAAGCGATGGCGTGGCCGCCGGGCCGCGTGTCGGTCACGCTGGCGGGCGAAAGCAACCAGCTGCTGGCCGTGCGCGACTTTTTGCTGTCCGAACGCGGCGTGGCCCGCGCCGACATGTACGCGGTCCCGTACTGGAAAGACGAACACACCGAAGAGGCGTACCACGCCGAACGCCACCGCATCATGGATGAACTGGAAGAAGCCGAATCATGA
- a CDS encoding 2,3-dihydro-2,3-dihydroxybenzoate dehydrogenase, which produces MTNQFEGKVALVTGAAQGIGAAVARKLAREGAAVAVFDVKAGAVEDMAATLRAGGTQAIGVAVDVSDSDAVNEAVARVRHELGEIDVLVNVAGILRMGSILDYSDADWEQTFAVNAGGVFRLCRAVATGMVERKRGAIVTVASNASTVPRMQMGAYAASKAASTQFMRCLGLELAPYGIRCNVVSPGSTDTEMQRQLWNGADGSQGVIGGSLETFRLGIPLKRIATPEDIADAVLYLASDSARHITMHDLRIDGGATLGA; this is translated from the coding sequence ATGACAAATCAATTCGAAGGCAAGGTCGCGCTGGTCACAGGCGCGGCGCAGGGCATTGGCGCGGCCGTGGCACGCAAGCTGGCGCGCGAAGGTGCGGCCGTGGCGGTGTTCGATGTGAAAGCCGGTGCGGTCGAGGACATGGCGGCAACGCTGCGCGCCGGCGGCACTCAAGCCATCGGCGTCGCTGTCGACGTGAGCGACAGCGACGCCGTGAACGAGGCCGTGGCGCGTGTACGGCACGAGCTGGGCGAGATCGATGTGCTGGTCAACGTGGCGGGCATCCTGCGCATGGGGTCCATTCTGGACTACAGCGATGCGGATTGGGAGCAGACGTTTGCGGTGAATGCCGGCGGCGTGTTCCGCCTGTGCCGCGCGGTGGCGACCGGCATGGTGGAGCGCAAGCGCGGCGCCATCGTGACGGTGGCGTCGAATGCATCGACCGTGCCGCGCATGCAGATGGGGGCGTATGCCGCGTCGAAGGCGGCGTCGACGCAGTTCATGCGCTGCCTCGGGCTGGAACTGGCGCCGTACGGGATTCGCTGCAACGTGGTGTCGCCGGGGTCGACCGACACCGAGATGCAGCGCCAGTTGTGGAACGGCGCGGATGGATCGCAGGGCGTCATCGGTGGATCGCTGGAGACGTTCCGACTGGGTATTCCGTTAAAACGGATCGCGACGCCGGAGGATATTGCAGATGCGGTGCTGTACCTGGCGTCGGACAGTGCGCGCCACATTACCATGCATGATTTGAGGATTGACGGTGGTGCAACGCTGGGAGCTTAA
- a CDS encoding isochorismatase produces the protein MTIPKIASYPMPTAMPDNRVTWMPEPKRAVLLIHDMQEYFLDFYDTAAAPIPELIAHIRQLRDAADAAGVPVVYTAQPAEQSAQDRGLLTDWWGPGLTAKPERAPVVASLAPRAQDTVLTKWRYSAFVRSDLLARMREQGRDQLIVCGVYAHIGCLMTAADAFMNDIQPFLVGDALADFSAEQHQMGLDYVSQRCGVVASTATVAGALKPAIAWHATRTALQAEVAELLAVPASDLLPDDNLLFAGLDSIRLMSLIERWRRAGIETTFVELAERPTLADWWELLDARRVGK, from the coding sequence ATGACCATCCCGAAAATCGCCTCCTACCCCATGCCCACGGCCATGCCGGACAACCGCGTCACCTGGATGCCTGAACCGAAGCGCGCAGTGCTGCTGATTCACGACATGCAGGAATACTTCCTCGATTTCTACGATACCGCCGCCGCGCCGATTCCCGAGCTGATCGCGCACATCAGGCAGCTGCGCGATGCAGCCGATGCCGCCGGCGTACCGGTGGTCTACACCGCGCAGCCGGCCGAGCAATCGGCCCAGGACCGTGGCCTGCTCACCGACTGGTGGGGTCCCGGCCTGACCGCCAAGCCCGAACGCGCACCGGTCGTGGCAAGCCTGGCGCCGCGCGCGCAGGACACCGTGCTGACCAAATGGCGCTACAGCGCCTTCGTGCGCAGCGACCTGCTGGCGCGCATGCGCGAACAGGGCCGCGACCAGCTGATCGTGTGCGGCGTGTACGCCCATATCGGTTGCCTGATGACCGCAGCCGACGCCTTCATGAACGACATCCAGCCCTTCCTGGTGGGCGACGCGCTGGCCGATTTCTCGGCTGAACAGCATCAGATGGGCCTCGACTACGTATCGCAGCGGTGCGGCGTGGTTGCCAGCACGGCGACCGTGGCCGGCGCGCTCAAGCCGGCAATCGCCTGGCACGCCACGCGCACCGCCCTGCAGGCGGAAGTGGCGGAACTGCTTGCCGTTCCGGCGTCGGACCTGCTCCCCGATGACAACCTGCTCTTCGCCGGTCTCGATTCGATCCGTCTTATGAGCCTGATCGAACGCTGGCGCCGCGCCGGCATCGAAACCACGTTCGTCGAACTGGCCGAACGTCCGACCCTGGCCGACTGGTGGGAACTGCTCGACGCGCGCCGGGTGGGCAAGTGA
- a CDS encoding ABC transporter ATP-binding protein gives MDKQVTQLLVQDLHAGHPGRPVLHGIDLAIEPGKVTAIVGPNGCGKSTLLRCMARLHRPQQGSIKLGAHDLWQMRQQQASRTLAMLPQSPQAPEGITVSGLVRFGRHPHQGLFRQWSREDELAVNAAMSSTDVSALAQRRLDQLSGGQRQRCWLAMTLAQETPILLLDEPTSMLDLGHQVDVLDRVRALANGGRSVVIVLHDLAAAARCADTLVAMRDGRIVAAGAPRDVVTPALVRQLYELDVDVLSAPGDGAPVVVPVRRFH, from the coding sequence ATGGATAAACAAGTCACACAACTCCTTGTGCAAGACCTGCATGCAGGCCATCCGGGCCGCCCCGTGCTGCACGGGATCGACCTGGCAATCGAACCGGGCAAGGTCACGGCCATCGTCGGTCCGAACGGCTGCGGCAAGTCCACCCTGCTGCGCTGCATGGCGCGACTGCACCGGCCGCAGCAAGGCAGCATAAAGCTCGGAGCGCACGACCTGTGGCAAATGCGCCAGCAGCAAGCCTCGCGCACCTTGGCGATGCTGCCACAGTCGCCGCAGGCGCCTGAAGGCATCACGGTCAGCGGGCTGGTTCGCTTCGGCCGCCATCCGCACCAGGGTTTGTTCCGCCAGTGGTCGCGCGAGGACGAACTGGCGGTGAATGCGGCCATGTCGTCCACGGACGTGAGCGCGCTGGCCCAGCGCCGGCTCGATCAATTGTCCGGCGGGCAGCGCCAGCGCTGCTGGCTGGCGATGACCCTGGCGCAGGAGACGCCAATCTTGCTGCTCGACGAACCTACCAGCATGCTCGATCTGGGTCATCAGGTCGATGTGCTGGACCGGGTGCGCGCGTTGGCGAACGGCGGGCGTTCGGTTGTCATCGTGCTGCACGACCTGGCCGCGGCGGCGCGCTGTGCCGACACGCTGGTGGCCATGCGCGACGGCCGCATCGTCGCCGCAGGCGCGCCGCGCGATGTGGTCACGCCGGCACTGGTGCGTCAATTGTATGAGCTTGACGTGGACGTGCTGTCCGCGCCCGGCGACGGTGCGCCGGTGGTGGTACCGGTCAGGCGTTTTCACTAG